The Streptococcus sanguinis genomic sequence GTGATGTATCCATTAGCCTCTTTCAAGTTTCCACCAAATTTAGCTTTAGAAGTGATGGTTTCATAAGACTTAACATCATCAGCGGAAAGTTTTGACTTGTTATAGTAGGTTACTTGTGATTCGATACCGTATGGGAAAGCATAAGTTTTGCCTTTGTATTGAGCACCAATTGCTGCTTGTTCAGTATCGTTTTTCTTGACTTCTTCTGCCATTTTAGAAGGAACTTCTTGGATAGCTCCGGCTTCAACTAATTTACCAAGTTGGTCGTGTGGCAGAGAGAAAACATCAGCAGCAGTACTAGCATCTTTTGTCAGATTTTCCTGAGCGTTTGGATCTTCCATTTCGACTACGTCAACCTTGTAGCCTGATTCTTTCTCGAACTTGCTAACTGTATCAGAGTAAGAATCTTTAGAACCAGTTGGTACCCAAAGTTTCAAGGTCTTGCTATCGGCTTTAGAAGAAGAGTTCTCCTTGCTACTGTTCGAGCTACAAGCTGCTAACAGCGTTCCTGCAGCCAGCAAGCTGACACTGCCCAATACTACTTTTTTCCATGTTTTCATTCCTATTTCCTCCCGGAATTTTTATTTACAATCCTATTATGCAACCGTTTGCAATTTTTGTCAAGTCTTTTTTTGAAATTTTTTTAAAAATATATTAATTTTTCTAAAATTTTTCTATTTTATTTCTGTTTATTTAATCAAAGCCTATTAAAATGGCTGTGCAATCGCTTGCTTGATTTTTACCTAGAAAACGCTTTATTATGAAAAAAATCATGTTTCTTTTGAGATAGATTTTTGGTACATGCAAGAAGATATAAAGACAAGTTATAGTTCAGTATTACCAAAGAAAGGAATAAAACTTTTTATCTTCTAACATTCTAACGTCTTTCTGTTGAATGCTTCCCTTTTCTGCTATAATAGACCTATGAACAAGCTAATCCAATCAAAGCTGGAACTGTTGCCGACCAGTCCTGGCTGTTACATTCACAAAGACAAAAACGGTACCATTATCTATGTCGGCAAAGCCAAGAATCTTCGCAACCGGGTTCGTTCTTATTTCCGTGGTAGTCATGATACCAAGACGGAGGCTCTTGTTTCTGAGATTGAGGATTTTGAGTTTATTGTCACCGAGTCTAACATTGAGGCTTTGCTTCTGGAAATCAATCTAATCAAGGAAAACCAGCCCAAGTACAATATCATGCTCAAGGACGATAAGTCCTATCCATTTATCAAGATTACTAACGAAACCTATCCACGCCTAATCATCACGCGCCAAGTCAAAAAGGACGGTGGACTTTATTTTGGTCCTTATCCGGATGTCGGTGCGGCCAATGAAATTAAGCGTCTTTTGGATCGACTCTTTCCTTTCCGCAAGTGTACAAATCCGCCTGAAAAGGTCTGCTTTTACTACCATCTGGGGCAGTGCAAGGCTCACACTATTTGCCAAGTAGACAGCCAGTATTTCAAAGAGCTGGCTCAGGAGGTGGCGGCCTTTCTCAAGGGTCAGGATGACCAGATTATTGAGGATTTACGGGGGAAAATGGCTGGCGCAGCGCAAGCTATGGAGTTTGAAAAAGCGGCAGAGTACCGCGACTTGATTCAGTCCATTGGCACCCTGCGAACCAAGCAGCGGGTCATGGCCAAGGATTTGCAGAATCGGGATGTCTTTGGTTACTATGTAGATAAGGGCTGGATGTGCGTACAGGTCTTCTTTGTCCGCCAGGGCAAGTTAATCGAGCGCGATGTCAATCTTTTTCCTTATTACAATGATCCTGACGAAGATTTTTTGACCTATGTTGGCCAGTTCTATCAGGAAAAATCCCACCTCAAGCCCAATGAAATTTTGATTCCGGCAGATATTGACGAAGAAGCTGTCCGAGCCATGGTGGATACCAAAGTGCTTAAGCCCCAGCGAGGCGAGAAGAAGCAGTTGGTCAATCTTGCTATCAAAAACGCTCGAGTCAGTCTTCAGCAGAAATTTGATCTCTTGGAGAAATCTATTGAAAAGACTCAAGGTGCTATTGAGAATCTAGGGCAGCTTCTTAACATTCCAACGCCAGTTCGCATTGAGTCTTTTGATAACTCCAACATCATGGGGACCAGTCCAGTATCAGCTATGGTGGTCTTTGTCAATGGCAAGCCCAGCAAGAAAGACTATCGCAAGTATAAGATCAAAACAGTGGTTGGACCAGATGACTATGCCAGTATGCGAGAGGTCATCAAACGTCGCTATAGTCGGGTGATTCGGGATGGACTGACTCCGCCTGATCTGATTGTCATTGACGGTGGACAGGGCCAGGTCAATATTGCTAAAGAAGTTATCCAAAATCAGTTGGGATTAGATATTCCCATCGCTGGACTGCAAAAAAATGACAAGCACCAGACTCATGAATTGCTCTTTGGTGACCCTCTGCAGGTTGTAGAATTATCCCGCAATTCGCAGGAATTTTTCCTACTCCAGCGTATCCAAGATGAAGTCCATCGTTTTGCTATTACCTTCCACCGCCAGCTCCGGTCTAAGAATTCCTTCTCATCGCAGCTAGATGGCATTGAAGGCTTGGGACCAAAACGCAAGCAAAATCTTATGAAACACTTCAAATCTCTAACCAAGATTAGAGAAGCCAGTGTTGACCAAATCGTCGAAGTCGGCGTACCACGAGCAGTGGCAGAAGCAGTGTGGGCTAAATTAAATCTAGTAGATCAGCAGAAAACATCCTTGTCAGAAGTAGCAGAGCCACAGGTGGATTTAGAATAGACAAATCTCATATGAGGACTGTGTATGCAGGATTTCTTTAATAATTAGGAAAAAATTAACAGAAATGGATGGACTATTATAATGCCTATAATGTTTGACAATAAAATAATTTTGTATTATAATATGTCTATTCTTTATTAATAGGAGACAGTAATGAGAAAAATTATTACAGCTAGTGTAGCGCTTTTATCGGTTATAACTTTAGCAGCATGTTCTGGAAAAACAACATCAGATTCTTCTGAAAAAGCTTCAAGTTCTGTAGAAAAAACATCTACTTCAAAGAGTAAATCAAGTAGCTCTGAAACTTCATCAAAAACAGCTAGTTCAGATGTAGAAATCCCAGAAATTGTTCTTTTGACAGATGAAGAAATCGACAATGCTAAAACAATTGGTGACATGAAAGCTCTCTTTAGTAAGTTGATTGATAATTATAAAAAGTACATTGATGAAATTGGGAACAAAGTACCTGAGGCTGGGAAAGAAGCATACAATCAACAAGTAGAACCAGCTATTCAATCTATGGAAACTTCAAGAGAAACTTTTAATGAAACGCTCTCAAGTGCTGGTTCAGATGATACAGAAATTCCAGAACAAAATCGTGCTCTATTTGCTCAGCAATTGAAAACAGGACGTGATGCTATGAAGAAGGCTATTGAAGGGGCTTATAAAGCTCTTGGTCAGCTTAAATCTGGACAATAATATTAACAAAGCAGGTAAGAACCACCTGCTTTTTTTGTAGCAAAATGTAAAATAGATGGAAATTTAAGTGACTTAAAAGATAAGATTGAATCAAAAAATTTTTAAATAAAATATTGTTTATACTCAATTATAAATAAAAATAGGCATAATTTAAGCATTTCTAATAATGATTTAGTGAAATTTATGAAAGGAAAAAAACTGCAAACTCTTACAAAATATGATAAAATGAAACTAGTATATTTAGAAAAGGATACGACTTATGAAATTTCTAGAACTCAATAAAAAGCGTCATGCGACCAAGCATTTCAATGACAAACCTGTGGATCCAAAGGATGTTCGCACAGCCATTGAAATTGCAACGTTGGCACCCAGTGCCCACAATAGTCAGCCATGGAAGTTCGTTGTGGTGCGGGAGCGTAATCAGGCTCTAGCTGAGACAGCTTTCGGTGGTAATGTGGACCAGATTAAGGAAGCACCAGTAACCATTGCCCTCTTTACGGATACAGATTTGACCAAGCGAGCTCGTAAGATTGCGCGTGTGGCTGGAGTGAGAAATTTTTCTGACGAGCAGCTCCAATTCTATATGCAGAATCTGCCAGCTGAGTTTGCTCGCTATAGTGAACAGCAAAAGAGCGATTATTTATCTCTCAATGCTGGTCTGGTGGCTATGAATCTTGTTCTGGCTCTGACTGACCAAGGTATCGGCTCTAACATCATCTTAGGCTTCGATAAATCTAAGGTTAATGAGGTTTTGGAAATTGATGAGCGTTTTCGTCCGGAACTCTTAATTACGGTTGGTTATACTAATGAAAAACTAGAACCTAGTTATCGTTTGCCGGTTGATGAAATCATTGAGAAACGTTGATATAGTTATGTTTTTGATTTAATTCGTATGTACATTGATTTAAATCGAATTAGAGATTGGGGTAAAATAATGACAATTGATTTTAAAGCAGAAGTTGAAAAACGAAGAGAAGATCTCTTAGCTGACTTGTTCAGTCTTTTAGAAATCAACTCAGAACGGGACGATTCCAAGGCAGACAAGGAACATCCTTTTGGACCTGGTCCTGTTCAAGCTCTGCATAAGTTTTTAGAAATTGCTGAACGAGATGGTTATGAAACCAAGAATGTGGACAATTATGCTGGCCACTTTACTTTTGGTGAGGGTGAGGAAGAATTGGGAATCTTTGCCCACATGGATGTGGTTCCTGCTGGAAGTGGCTGGAATACAGATCCTTACAAGCCTGAAATTATTGATGATAAGCTTTATGCGCGTGGTTCGTCTGATGATAAAGGGCCAACCATGGCTTGTTACTACGGTTTGAAAATCATCAAAGACTTGGGCTTGCCAGTATCTAAGCGTGTGCGCTTTGTGGTGGGGACAGACGAGGAATCCGGTTGGCAAGACATGGACTATTATTTCAAGCATGTTGGTTTGCCTGAGCCAGACTTTGGTTTCTCACCAGATGCTGAGTTCCCAATCATTAACGGTGAAAAAGGGAATATCACAGAATATCTCCACTTTGGTAACAGTAATGATGGTAGCTTTAAACTCAAGAGCTTCACTGGCGGACTTCGCGAGAATATGGTGCCAGAATCAGCGACAGCTATTTTTACAGCAGCAGTTGATGCAGCGGAATTGGATGTCAAATTACAAGACTTTGCTGCTACGCACAAGGTTTCAGCTAGTCTGAAAGCAAGTGGCGACGCTCTTGAAGTGACAGTCATTGGGAAATCAGCTCATGGTTCTACACCGGAGGATGGTATCAACGGAGCAACCTATCTGGCTCTCTTCCTCAACCAATTTGACTTTGCAGGTGACGCCAAGGCTTATTTGGAAGTGGCAGCTCAAGTTCTGCACGAGGACTTTGCAGGTGAGAAGTTAGGAATTGCTTATACAGATGCTAAAATGGGTGCTCTCAGCGTGAATGCTGGTGTCTTCCATTTTGACAGCGCTAAGGCTGACAATACTATTGCTCTGAACATCCGTTACCCTCAAGGTACTGATCCGAAAAAGATTCAGACCGGTCTTGAAAAAGTTGCTGGTGTTGTGTCAGTAAGTCTGTCTGAGCATGGGCACACTCCGCACTATGTCCCAGCAGATGATGAATTGGTAGCAACACTTTTGAGTGTTTACGAAAAACAAACTGGTCTCAAAGGACATGAGCAAGTCATTGGTGGTGGAACCTTTGGCCGTCTTTTGAAGCGCGGTGTGGCTTTTGGTGCTATGTTCCCAGACTATGTCAACACCATGCACCAAGCCAACGAATTTACTGATGTAGAAGACCTTTTCCGTGCTGCGGCCATTTACGCGGAAGCTATCTACGAATTAATCAAATAAAAAAGAAAAACTCGTTTGGTCTTGCCAAATGAGTTTCTTTGCAAGGAGCTGCTATGCATACATTAGAAGATATTACTAAGGCCATCATGGCCGACCCAGAAAATAAGGAATTTACGGAGCAAGGGATCAAGCCGCTTTTTGCGGCACCAAAGAATGCACGGATTAACATTGTTGGTCAAGCGCCGGGGCTGAAAACTCAAGAGGCAGGGCTTTATTGGAAAGATAAGAGTGGTGACCGACTGAGAGAATGGCTGGGTGTTGATGAAGAGACTTTTTATCATTCTGGCTACTTTGCGGTTTTACCCATGGATTTTTATTTTCCGGGACATGGGAAGTCTGGAGATTTACCACCTCGTAAGGACTTTGCGGACAAATGGCATCAGCCGATTTTAGAGCTTTTGCCAGATATTGAGCTGACCATTTTGATTGGTCAGTATGCACAGAAATACTATCTGCATCAAACAGGAAATATCAAGCTGACTGAGACGGTTCAGCATTATCAAGACTACCTGCCTGACTTTTTTCCTTTGGTACACCCATCGCCCCGCAACCAAATCTGGATGGCTAAAAATCCTTGGTTTGAGGCAGAAGTGGTTCCAGACTTACAAGCATTGGTACAAAAGATTATTCATCAATAAAGGAAAAAAACTATGGATGCTTATCAACAAGTAGCTAATAAGTTGCAAGAGTTGGGGATTACTTTTGATGTGGTAGAGCACCCACCTGCATTTACGACAGAGCAGGCAGATGGTTATATTGAAGGTATGGAAGGCGTTCGAACCAAGTCCATGTTCTTGACCAATAAGAAGAAAACTCAGTATTATCTTCTAATTATGGATGACAAGAAGAGTCTGGACATGGATTTGTTTAAAGAGCTGGTTTCAGCCAACCGCATTCGTATGGCTTCAGCGGATTCCCTCTATGAAAAAATGCAGTTGCCACCAGGAACGGTATCGCCTTTTGGTCTGCTTAACAACGAGGAAAAGGACATTAAAGTTTATTTTGATAAGGACATTGTATCTGAGGATATCATGACTTTCCATCCCAATACCAATGAAAAGACTATCTTTATCTCTACAGAGGATTTGTTCAAGTTTCTGAAAGATTTGGGCTACTCTTACCAAGTGCTGGAGCTTTAGTAAGCTGTTTTGCTGAGATAGAGGAGCGTTATCCAGCTTCTCTCTCAGGTGGTCAAACCTAGCGGATTGGGAACACTCGTTTGCTAGCGTCTTGTCCCTCTATCCTGAACTTGGATGAAGGACGTATCCAGCAACTTGTTTCCTCTCAGGAGATTCTCCAGTAGCCGGCTGATAATTTTGTCAAAGTTCAGTTTGATTTTCTGAAGTAGCTGGCTGATTTTTTGATAAGTCTAAGCTTAGAATGCTAAACTTTGTAGAAAGCGAGGTGATTCTATGGAAACGATGAAAGCTATAGTCATTTACGAAGCGGGTGGTCCAGAAAAGCTTCTGCTGGAAGAAAGACCGATTCCAGAACTTCAAGAAGGCTGGACATTGGTCAAGGTCAGAGGGTTTGGGATTAACCGCTCGGAGATTTTTACTCGTGAGGGTTTATCGCCTAGTGTCACCTTCCCTCGGATTTTAGGCATTGAGTGTGTTGGCCAAGTTGCCGAGACGACTCGAGCAGACTTAGAGGTCGGCCAGAAAGTGGTTTCCATTATGGGTAAAATGGGGCGAGCTTTTGACGGTTCTTATGCTGAGTATGTCCTCTTGCCGAACGACCAAATTTATACAGTTGAGACCAATCTGACCTGGACTGAGCTGGCAGCAGTGCCAGAGACCTATTATACTGCTCTAGGCTCTATGAAAAATCTGCGCATTGAGCCTAATAACAAGATTTTGGTTCGGGCTGCCACTAGCGGTGTCGGTTTGGCCTTTGCTCGTCTGGTCAAGGCACAGTTTCCAGACACACATATCGTGGGCTCGGTCAATAGCGGTTCCAAACAGTTTCTACTCAAGCACCAAGCCTACGACGATATCATTATAGACCAGGATGGCCGACTGGAAACAGAGGAGAAGTTTGATAAAATCCTGGAGTTGGTCGGTCCAGCAACTGTCAAGGATTCTTTTGACCATATCGCAGAGGGCGGGATTATCTGTGTGACCGGCCTCTTAGGTGGGCAATGGGAACTGGCAGGTTTCAATCCAATTGAGGAAATTAAAAATAACAGTTTTCTGACAAGTTTTCACTCAGCTCATGTGAGCCAAGATTTGATGGATGAATTATTTGACTATATTGACCGCTATCAGGTCAATGTTACACCAAGGCGTGTCTTTTCCCTAGAGCAAGTGCCCAAAGCTCATGCATTTATCGAAGGGACGGCAGGTTTTGGAAAAATCGTGATTATGAATGAATAGGAGAAAAATGATGCAAAAAATTAGTGCGAAAGATTTATATGACAAATTACAGGCAGAAGAACTGCGGTTGATTGACGTTCGCGAGGTGGATGAATTTACTGCTGGACATATCTCTGGGGCTCAGAATCTGCCTCTCAGCACCTTGCCTGAAAATTATGGAAAACTAGATAAACAAATCCCCTACCATATCATCTGTCAAAAAGGCGGACGCTCAGCGCGTGCCTGCGAATTTTTGGAAGCTAAGGGTTACCAAGTAACTAATGTCGAAGGAGGAGTCGAAGCTTTTCCTGCTAAATTGACGATATGACAAGCGATTAAGAAGAGCAAATGCCGGAATAGATTGAATTTCCGGCCCTTTTTTTGTATACTATAGTAGTATAATAATTTATAGATAGGAGATATTTTATGTCAAAACAAGATTGGCTTGAATATTTTGAGGCCGTTAATGGACGCTCGGCTACAGAGGAGGAAATTGCCCAAGCATTGGCTGCCGGGGAATTTGTTGAAGCTGAACAGGTAAGTGCGGAGCAAGCCTCTAGTGAAGCTAGTCCGGCTTCATCAAGCTTTGAACAGCCGCAAAACTTCCAACAGCCTTTTGCTCAGCAGGCTTCTCAACAATATCAAGAAGTTCCTCAGCAACAAGCAAATCCAAATCAATTTGCAAATCAGGGACAAGCTTATCAGCAACAAGGATTTCAGCAAGCAAGTCCCTTTGCTGGACAGCCTCAGTCTTCTGGTCCGCAAGCTTATCAGAACAACCAGCAGCAAGGACAGTTCAATTCACAAATACCTCAACAAGGACCACAGGCTTATTACAGTCAGCAACCTCCTCAGCCCAGCGAGTTTTCTAAAACAATGAAAGGTTTCTGGGCTTGGCTCGTTTCAGCTTGGAAATCACCGACATCTGAAGTTGAGAGCAGCAAGGTGAATGGTTACCTTTCTCTAGGTTTGATAGCGTTCTTTTTTGCTATTGTTGCAAACTACAATATTTTCAGTACCATTGGTATCATGAGTTTTGGTATGTATAATGGACCGACTTTTAATTTCAAAGTCTTCTTTGTTTCTCTGATAGCAGCGGCTCTCTTCCTTTTCTCTATTATATTAGGTGGTTTTGTTGTGAAGCGTTTGGTCTACCAAGATAGAAGTTTTACCTTTAATAAGGCTTTTGATTGGTATGGCCGACTGTATGCTATTGTTCTTCCATTTATTGCTGTTTCTGCTCTGTTTGCTCTGTTGGGTGTTATTCATTTATCTCTGTTCTTCACATGGATTGGACTCTTGTTGATTGGAGTTGGAGCTACCTTTGCTTTGATTTATTCCAAGACAAACAACTCTATGGATCCTTTTTATAAATATCTATTGGCCATTATTATCAATGGTGTGATTACAATTATCTTCTCTTTCATCGCTTTTTCTCTACTAGCTAGTATCATAATGATGTAATAATTGGAGGAGATTTATGGCAACAAAAGAAAAATGGGTTGATCTCTTTGAAAAAGTAATTGGTCGAAAACCAACTGCAAGTGAGTTCCAAGCCGGCAAACAATCTAACTTTGATCCAAAAAAGATTAAGGAGATTGCAGGCGAAGCAGGGGAAGCAACCACAGATACTTCGTCAGTAGAAAATACTACTGATGAAGCTTCTGATAATCAAGATATTGTTCAGGAGACACCTTCTGAAGATTCTGTCACAGAAGAATCGATTCAATCATCTTTCCAAGATGAGAAGCAAGGCGCATTTGAATCTAGCCAATATGAAGAACTTCGTAAGAATTGGCTGCAAGCTTTTGAAAATAATATTGGTCGAAAACCTACCAAAGAAGAATTTGCAGAAGCTAAGAGTCAAGGATTCTCTAACTTGCCTATTCGGTCTGAATTGCTCGACTCACAATTACCACAGAAACCGGTAAAAAAGGCTAAAAAGAGAATATCAAAGAAGCAAGCAATCATGATTGGGGCTCCAACCGTTTTAGTTGCCGCTTTGATTGGAGCTTTCTTCTATCTAAACTCTATAACTGGAGTTAAAGTGGTCACAGACCATTTTGCCAAAGCGGTCTCTAGTAAAGACTTTGATGAAGTGGCAAGTCTTCTATCTACTCAATCCGATAAGTGGACGCGTGCTGAAGCAAGAGCTTTAGTTGAGCACCTAGAGAGCCAGGAGATTAATCTCGAAACTGAGCTAGATAACATTGTTGAGTCAAATGGCAAATCTGCTTATATCGATGACAACAATAATAAGATTTTAGGTGTTACTGAAAAGAGTAAGAAATTTGGTATTTTCCAGGAATATCAAATGGTTTCCTATCCAGTCAAAGTTAAAGTCAATACAAATTTAGATAATGCTACCATTAAACCTGGTGAGAAAAAAACTATTACTCTTAAGAAAAATACAGACACTGAATTGGGTGAATATCACTTTATCAAACAAGACTTTACACTCAAAGGTAAGACAGATGTTGGAGATGTAGAGAGTAAGGTTCAGCTTGATTTAGCTACGGCTAAAGATAATGAAATCAAACTGGATCTCAAGTCTGAAAAGAAACAGCTAAAAATTACGATGCCTTCTGAAACTTCAAAAGCAACAGATATTAAAATCGTTGTTAATGGTAAAGAAAGTGGTAGCAGTTTGACTCCTGAGTTGCAGCTTGTTCCTTATCAAGAGCTTGAAATTTATGCCAAGTTTACTTTCTCTGATACTACCTTTACTACCAATAAAGAGACAGTGATTGTGGAAGATGATACCACGAATGTGAAATTATCTCTTCCTAAGGAAGTGCTTTCTAAGATTAGAGAAAAGAACGAAGAAGCGAAAAAGGTTGAGGCTCAAAAGGCAAAAGTCTCTACTTTCCTTAATGACTACCGCAGTGCTGTTTTCAGCTCTGTTTCTAACAGAAGCAACAACTATTCTCAATACTACGATACCTCTAGTGCAGTATATCGAGAAATGGTTGAGTGGACCACTGGTGGTGGTGTTAAGAAAGCAAAAATTAACTATTATGAGCCAGGAGCTTTGGATATCCGCGAAATCAAGGAAGAAAATGGTTCCTATATCGTGACAACATATGAGGACTATACAGTCCACTATGTCGATAACACTCCA encodes the following:
- the uvrC gene encoding excinuclease ABC subunit UvrC; this translates as MNKLIQSKLELLPTSPGCYIHKDKNGTIIYVGKAKNLRNRVRSYFRGSHDTKTEALVSEIEDFEFIVTESNIEALLLEINLIKENQPKYNIMLKDDKSYPFIKITNETYPRLIITRQVKKDGGLYFGPYPDVGAANEIKRLLDRLFPFRKCTNPPEKVCFYYHLGQCKAHTICQVDSQYFKELAQEVAAFLKGQDDQIIEDLRGKMAGAAQAMEFEKAAEYRDLIQSIGTLRTKQRVMAKDLQNRDVFGYYVDKGWMCVQVFFVRQGKLIERDVNLFPYYNDPDEDFLTYVGQFYQEKSHLKPNEILIPADIDEEAVRAMVDTKVLKPQRGEKKQLVNLAIKNARVSLQQKFDLLEKSIEKTQGAIENLGQLLNIPTPVRIESFDNSNIMGTSPVSAMVVFVNGKPSKKDYRKYKIKTVVGPDDYASMREVIKRRYSRVIRDGLTPPDLIVIDGGQGQVNIAKEVIQNQLGLDIPIAGLQKNDKHQTHELLFGDPLQVVELSRNSQEFFLLQRIQDEVHRFAITFHRQLRSKNSFSSQLDGIEGLGPKRKQNLMKHFKSLTKIREASVDQIVEVGVPRAVAEAVWAKLNLVDQQKTSLSEVAEPQVDLE
- a CDS encoding nitroreductase family protein, which translates into the protein MKFLELNKKRHATKHFNDKPVDPKDVRTAIEIATLAPSAHNSQPWKFVVVRERNQALAETAFGGNVDQIKEAPVTIALFTDTDLTKRARKIARVAGVRNFSDEQLQFYMQNLPAEFARYSEQQKSDYLSLNAGLVAMNLVLALTDQGIGSNIILGFDKSKVNEVLEIDERFRPELLITVGYTNEKLEPSYRLPVDEIIEKR
- the pepV gene encoding dipeptidase PepV; the protein is MTIDFKAEVEKRREDLLADLFSLLEINSERDDSKADKEHPFGPGPVQALHKFLEIAERDGYETKNVDNYAGHFTFGEGEEELGIFAHMDVVPAGSGWNTDPYKPEIIDDKLYARGSSDDKGPTMACYYGLKIIKDLGLPVSKRVRFVVGTDEESGWQDMDYYFKHVGLPEPDFGFSPDAEFPIINGEKGNITEYLHFGNSNDGSFKLKSFTGGLRENMVPESATAIFTAAVDAAELDVKLQDFAATHKVSASLKASGDALEVTVIGKSAHGSTPEDGINGATYLALFLNQFDFAGDAKAYLEVAAQVLHEDFAGEKLGIAYTDAKMGALSVNAGVFHFDSAKADNTIALNIRYPQGTDPKKIQTGLEKVAGVVSVSLSEHGHTPHYVPADDELVATLLSVYEKQTGLKGHEQVIGGGTFGRLLKRGVAFGAMFPDYVNTMHQANEFTDVEDLFRAAAIYAEAIYELIK
- a CDS encoding uracil-DNA glycosylase family protein, which gives rise to MHTLEDITKAIMADPENKEFTEQGIKPLFAAPKNARINIVGQAPGLKTQEAGLYWKDKSGDRLREWLGVDEETFYHSGYFAVLPMDFYFPGHGKSGDLPPRKDFADKWHQPILELLPDIELTILIGQYAQKYYLHQTGNIKLTETVQHYQDYLPDFFPLVHPSPRNQIWMAKNPWFEAEVVPDLQALVQKIIHQ
- a CDS encoding prolyl-tRNA synthetase associated domain-containing protein, whose amino-acid sequence is MDAYQQVANKLQELGITFDVVEHPPAFTTEQADGYIEGMEGVRTKSMFLTNKKKTQYYLLIMDDKKSLDMDLFKELVSANRIRMASADSLYEKMQLPPGTVSPFGLLNNEEKDIKVYFDKDIVSEDIMTFHPNTNEKTIFISTEDLFKFLKDLGYSYQVLEL
- a CDS encoding zinc-binding alcohol dehydrogenase family protein, producing METMKAIVIYEAGGPEKLLLEERPIPELQEGWTLVKVRGFGINRSEIFTREGLSPSVTFPRILGIECVGQVAETTRADLEVGQKVVSIMGKMGRAFDGSYAEYVLLPNDQIYTVETNLTWTELAAVPETYYTALGSMKNLRIEPNNKILVRAATSGVGLAFARLVKAQFPDTHIVGSVNSGSKQFLLKHQAYDDIIIDQDGRLETEEKFDKILELVGPATVKDSFDHIAEGGIICVTGLLGGQWELAGFNPIEEIKNNSFLTSFHSAHVSQDLMDELFDYIDRYQVNVTPRRVFSLEQVPKAHAFIEGTAGFGKIVIMNE
- a CDS encoding rhodanese-like domain-containing protein, with the protein product MNRRKMMQKISAKDLYDKLQAEELRLIDVREVDEFTAGHISGAQNLPLSTLPENYGKLDKQIPYHIICQKGGRSARACEFLEAKGYQVTNVEGGVEAFPAKLTI
- a CDS encoding DUF6574 domain-containing protein; translation: MSKQDWLEYFEAVNGRSATEEEIAQALAAGEFVEAEQVSAEQASSEASPASSSFEQPQNFQQPFAQQASQQYQEVPQQQANPNQFANQGQAYQQQGFQQASPFAGQPQSSGPQAYQNNQQQGQFNSQIPQQGPQAYYSQQPPQPSEFSKTMKGFWAWLVSAWKSPTSEVESSKVNGYLSLGLIAFFFAIVANYNIFSTIGIMSFGMYNGPTFNFKVFFVSLIAAALFLFSIILGGFVVKRLVYQDRSFTFNKAFDWYGRLYAIVLPFIAVSALFALLGVIHLSLFFTWIGLLLIGVGATFALIYSKTNNSMDPFYKYLLAIIINGVITIIFSFIAFSLLASIIMM
- a CDS encoding TcaA second domain-containing protein, producing the protein MATKEKWVDLFEKVIGRKPTASEFQAGKQSNFDPKKIKEIAGEAGEATTDTSSVENTTDEASDNQDIVQETPSEDSVTEESIQSSFQDEKQGAFESSQYEELRKNWLQAFENNIGRKPTKEEFAEAKSQGFSNLPIRSELLDSQLPQKPVKKAKKRISKKQAIMIGAPTVLVAALIGAFFYLNSITGVKVVTDHFAKAVSSKDFDEVASLLSTQSDKWTRAEARALVEHLESQEINLETELDNIVESNGKSAYIDDNNNKILGVTEKSKKFGIFQEYQMVSYPVKVKVNTNLDNATIKPGEKKTITLKKNTDTELGEYHFIKQDFTLKGKTDVGDVESKVQLDLATAKDNEIKLDLKSEKKQLKITMPSETSKATDIKIVVNGKESGSSLTPELQLVPYQELEIYAKFTFSDTTFTTNKETVIVEDDTTNVKLSLPKEVLSKIREKNEEAKKVEAQKAKVSTFLNDYRSAVFSSVSNRSNNYSQYYDTSSAVYREMVEWTTGGGVKKAKINYYEPGALDIREIKEENGSYIVTTYEDYTVHYVDNTPNSVNRKNKTYYLKPSGDSFVIYNLEVSEG